One genomic region from Mycoplasmopsis columbina encodes:
- a CDS encoding ABC transporter ATP-binding protein, producing MRWWVMSRYKNLYNSTSKEKLSFRNFFKFLKRVKIKKITWFFLIILAFLIALLPNISTFLVGYITDKFLGVNFDVEHFEMEQFVLFIVIISLLVIFMQLGRILQGRILNKAIIKMIYELRIETYKKIQNMPLKYFDSKKTGDIMSSLTNDINNIMTALLDMMSSILVSFFQFVISFVIMFIYAPSLGAITLFFVPISLLVFYGLVKNNQKHFIKQQETIANFQGYLEEIIDAIPLIRLNGQQEKVTKLFDKYNKDLIKPEYSISKRISLTFPFSHFMRYLITLVVVAIGIVFLHKNIPTGGIKPLSVGLLITFSIFITNINNLVAQTLEILNSIQLGFGSIVRVQRTLDIKLEFNQSELKDLNYKQGLIEFKDVSFAYAGNENKLILNKINFTIEPGKTVALVGSTGAGKTTIAKLLNKFYLPTSGQVLIDQQSSLEIKDSSWRSKIDMILQDTYIFNASLRENLRLFDERISDEFIYKKVDEIIGRDFIDEMPKGLETQLESNAKNLSHGQKQLISIIRSLITNRPITILDEATSSIDTVTEKRIQKSMDFLIQNRSSLVIAHRLSTIKNADLILLIENGEIIERGTHQELINFNGKYKKLYEIGFDEN from the coding sequence ATGAGGTGGTGAGTTATGAGTAGATATAAAAATTTGTATAATTCAACATCAAAAGAAAAATTATCGTTTCGTAATTTTTTTAAATTTCTTAAGAGAGTTAAAATTAAAAAAATTACATGATTCTTTTTGATAATTCTAGCTTTTTTAATAGCACTTTTGCCAAATATATCCACTTTTTTAGTGGGTTACATAACCGATAAATTTCTGGGTGTAAATTTTGACGTAGAGCACTTTGAAATGGAACAATTTGTTTTATTCATTGTAATTATTTCTTTACTAGTTATTTTTATGCAATTGGGAAGAATTTTACAAGGAAGAATACTTAATAAAGCAATAATCAAAATGATTTATGAGTTAAGAATTGAAACTTATAAAAAGATACAAAACATGCCATTAAAATATTTTGATAGTAAAAAAACAGGTGATATTATGTCATCTCTTACAAATGATATAAATAATATTATGACAGCTTTACTGGACATGATGTCATCAATTTTGGTAAGTTTCTTTCAATTTGTTATTTCATTTGTAATTATGTTTATTTATGCTCCATCATTAGGTGCTATTACTTTATTCTTTGTACCAATTTCACTTTTAGTGTTTTATGGATTAGTTAAAAATAATCAAAAACACTTCATTAAGCAACAAGAAACAATAGCTAATTTTCAGGGTTATTTAGAAGAAATTATTGATGCTATTCCTTTGATAAGATTAAATGGCCAACAAGAAAAAGTTACTAAACTTTTTGATAAATATAATAAAGATTTAATTAAACCCGAATATTCAATAAGTAAAAGAATTTCATTAACCTTCCCTTTTTCACATTTTATGAGATATTTAATTACTCTAGTAGTTGTGGCAATTGGAATAGTATTTTTACACAAAAATATTCCTACAGGAGGAATTAAACCTTTGAGTGTGGGACTATTGATAACATTCTCTATTTTTATTACAAACATCAACAACTTAGTAGCTCAAACTTTAGAAATTTTAAATAGCATTCAATTAGGTTTTGGATCAATTGTTCGTGTTCAAAGAACACTGGACATTAAACTTGAATTTAATCAAAGTGAATTGAAAGATCTAAACTATAAACAAGGTTTAATTGAATTTAAGGATGTTTCATTTGCTTATGCTGGAAATGAAAATAAATTAATCTTAAATAAAATCAATTTTACTATTGAACCAGGAAAAACAGTTGCCTTAGTCGGCTCCACAGGGGCTGGTAAAACTACAATTGCCAAACTTTTAAATAAATTTTACTTACCAACTAGTGGTCAAGTTTTAATTGATCAACAGAGCAGTTTAGAAATAAAAGACAGTTCATGAAGATCTAAAATTGACATGATTTTGCAAGATACATATATTTTTAATGCTTCATTAAGAGAAAATTTAAGATTATTTGACGAAAGAATAAGTGATGAATTTATTTATAAAAAGGTAGATGAAATTATTGGTAGAGATTTTATTGATGAAATGCCTAAAGGTTTGGAAACGCAATTAGAATCTAATGCAAAAAATTTAAGTCATGGGCAAAAGCAATTAATTTCAATTATTCGTTCCTTAATTACAAATAGACCAATTACCATCTTAGATGAAGCTACAAGTAGTATTGATACTGTTACTGAAAAAAGAATTCAAAAATCAATGGACTTTTTAATTCAAAATCGTTCTTCATTAGTTATTGCACATCGTTTAAGTACAATTAAAAATGCAGATTTAATTTTATTAATTGAAAATGGAGAAATTATTGAAAGAGGAACACACCAAGAATTAATTAATTTTAATGGAAAATACAAAAAACTCTATGAAATAGGTTTTGATGAAAATTAA
- a CDS encoding ABC transporter ATP-binding protein — protein MIKILKLLSPKLRFLAFLVIFLTLFQPFISFLIPSIIKQVIELAANNQTEPVIKILFWNINAPSFNQALSILIALILSLAILLMIVTFTSALLSNKFAIFGAYELRKKLFVHILNLSQTNIDKYNEGTLIARFTNDIQKIKDGLQTMVRPLFLSPFLFIWGLVFSITTNIYLSISIFVIIPFIIFGSFFAIKKVFPLYRKENYTVDILNNIAKEDINAISLIKSYNLENKRFLNYDKSAQSAYNTAKKANLISITFWPLIDIISSLGNSFIFIIIAVFIAHGSKVYTTELIGQIYQFSTYLLMVTNSIFWTMFSINRLFRSQTSAKRYIELISEKSEIDKQENGYKIKSGSIEFKNVTFSYPNRTNSVLDNVSFKIENGKTLGIIGKTGSGKSTLIKLLTKEYQLKPNQGQIYIDNKEINEINLDDYYKKISVVLQKTKLLSGTIAENLKFREKDISFEELKERISLANANFVYSFDKELDYEISQKGKNLSGGQQQRLSIAQAISKDLNIFVMDDSASALDNQTDYEIRNKLKDKFKNTTVVIIAQRISTIKEADKILVLDKGKVVGFDNHINLLKNNRIYQEIYQSQNEVVSYE, from the coding sequence ATGATTAAAATTTTGAAATTATTATCTCCAAAATTAAGATTTTTAGCTTTTTTGGTTATTTTTTTAACTTTGTTTCAGCCTTTTATTTCGTTTTTAATACCTTCAATAATTAAACAAGTTATTGAATTGGCTGCAAATAACCAAACGGAACCGGTGATTAAAATTTTATTTTGGAATATAAATGCACCATCCTTTAATCAAGCGTTATCAATTTTAATTGCACTGATTTTATCGTTAGCGATTTTGTTAATGATTGTTACCTTTACGTCAGCTTTATTAAGCAATAAATTTGCTATTTTTGGAGCATACGAGTTAAGAAAAAAATTGTTTGTACACATTTTAAATTTAAGCCAAACAAATATTGATAAGTATAATGAAGGAACTTTAATTGCTCGTTTTACAAACGATATTCAAAAAATTAAAGATGGACTTCAAACAATGGTAAGACCTTTGTTTTTATCACCATTTTTATTTATTTGAGGATTAGTTTTTTCAATAACAACAAACATTTACTTATCAATTAGTATTTTTGTAATCATTCCTTTTATAATTTTTGGATCATTTTTTGCTATAAAAAAGGTGTTTCCACTCTATAGAAAAGAAAATTACACCGTGGATATTTTGAACAATATTGCAAAAGAAGATATCAATGCTATAAGTTTAATTAAATCTTATAACTTAGAAAATAAAAGATTTTTAAATTATGATAAATCAGCCCAAAGTGCATATAATACAGCTAAAAAAGCCAATTTAATTTCTATAACATTTTGACCTTTAATCGACATAATTTCAAGTTTAGGAAATTCATTCATATTTATTATTATTGCAGTGTTCATAGCGCACGGGTCAAAAGTTTACACAACAGAATTAATAGGCCAAATTTACCAATTTTCTACTTACTTATTAATGGTAACTAATTCTATATTTTGAACTATGTTTTCAATTAATAGACTTTTTAGATCTCAGACATCTGCAAAAAGATATATTGAATTAATTTCTGAAAAAAGTGAAATTGACAAACAAGAAAATGGATACAAAATTAAAAGTGGGAGCATCGAATTTAAAAATGTAACTTTTTCATATCCAAATAGAACTAATTCAGTACTTGATAATGTCTCTTTTAAAATAGAAAATGGAAAGACTTTAGGAATTATAGGAAAAACGGGAAGTGGTAAAAGTACTTTAATTAAACTTTTGACAAAAGAATACCAACTAAAACCAAATCAAGGTCAAATTTATATTGATAATAAAGAAATAAATGAAATTAATCTAGATGATTATTACAAAAAAATTTCTGTTGTTTTGCAAAAAACAAAACTTTTAAGTGGAACAATAGCAGAAAATTTAAAATTTAGAGAAAAAGACATTAGTTTTGAAGAATTAAAAGAGAGAATTAGTTTAGCTAATGCAAATTTCGTATATTCTTTTGATAAAGAATTAGACTATGAAATAAGTCAAAAAGGAAAAAATCTTTCTGGTGGTCAACAGCAAAGACTTTCAATTGCACAAGCAATTTCAAAAGATTTAAATATTTTTGTTATGGACGATTCTGCATCGGCTTTAGATAATCAAACAGATTATGAAATAAGAAATAAATTAAAAGACAAATTTAAAAATACAACTGTTGTAATTATCGCTCAAAGAATTAGCACCATTAAAGAAGCTGACAAAATATTGGTTTTAGATAAAGGAAAAGTAGTTGGCTTTGATAATCACATAAATCTTTTAAAAAACAATCGTATTTATCAAGAAATTTATCAAAGTCAAAATGAGGTGGTGAGTTATGAGTAG
- a CDS encoding diadenylate cyclase, which produces MVINTAFFVILVLILVIVAIILTIILVPYLINFIKEKLQKSQYNRLGRSSQIRLINQLREAIEYLSKNKIGALITIENNDNIDNLRTDGIILNANISSSLLISIFNKYSPLHDGAVIIRGNKIYYASTFYKITKKSMDNQYGARHRAAMGISELCDATTIIVSEETGDVKFVKNGTFYNIRLDKFQEQLIKYLKD; this is translated from the coding sequence ATGGTAATAAATACTGCATTTTTTGTAATTTTAGTTTTAATTTTGGTAATTGTAGCTATTATTTTGACAATCATTTTAGTTCCTTACTTAATAAATTTCATCAAGGAAAAATTACAAAAAAGTCAATACAACAGATTGGGTAGAAGTAGCCAAATACGTTTAATTAATCAATTGCGTGAAGCTATTGAATATTTATCAAAAAATAAAATCGGAGCATTAATTACGATTGAAAATAACGACAATATTGACAACTTAAGAACTGATGGAATAATATTGAATGCTAATATTAGTTCTAGTCTGCTTATATCAATTTTTAATAAATATAGTCCCTTACATGATGGTGCAGTAATCATTAGAGGAAATAAAATTTATTATGCTTCAACTTTCTATAAAATAACCAAAAAATCAATGGATAATCAATATGGTGCTCGTCATAGAGCAGCTATGGGAATTAGTGAATTATGTGATGCCACAACAATTATTGTTAGTGAAGAAACAGGTGATGTTAAATTTGTTAAAAACGGAACCTTTTACAATATAAGACTAGATAAGTTCCAAGAACAATTAATTAAATACTTGAAGGATTAA
- the mgtE gene encoding magnesium transporter — translation MNEQSSEHILLDQIKEIVKRKDISKARDLIDEITNAEIAEVINELSLEEQLTFLRMLKTADAAELFSYLDEEIQKELAQSFSEEWGMKLLQNLQSDELADILDELPSNVTSKILAYTPANKREDLNKLLRYQDDEVGSIMSIDISSINNEYTCEQALNKIRRDYNKKGAELVHYYYVVDNTNKLLGVLTLEEIIFSNPETKIDELYSPVASVEANDKKEYAAQIFSDHDMSVLPVTNKEKRLIGMVTSDEVIDVINEENTEDLYKIAGITTSENDEWDYLKTPWYKLVKNRILWIVITLIFATVFQIFINIILSLSLKNQTLVGNITEFIAFASLIPVIIMITNNSSIQANVTITRAINLQEIDQSTYKKVIFKEIITGLILGFIVGLINFARLAIYYSANGDLLVKNNHIQVTNIIILMIISSIALFLIVFIGTFLGTLIPIIFAKKHKDPSSISTVLISNIINIIAALLMFSAIIVLKIQ, via the coding sequence ATGAACGAACAATCAAGTGAACATATTCTTTTAGATCAAATCAAAGAAATTGTTAAAAGAAAAGATATTTCAAAAGCAAGAGATTTAATAGATGAAATTACTAACGCTGAAATTGCTGAAGTAATTAATGAGTTGTCTTTAGAAGAACAATTAACTTTTTTAAGAATGTTGAAAACTGCTGATGCTGCTGAACTATTTTCATACTTGGATGAAGAAATTCAAAAAGAATTGGCACAAAGTTTTTCTGAAGAATGAGGAATGAAACTTCTTCAAAATTTACAAAGTGATGAACTAGCAGATATTTTAGATGAATTACCTTCTAACGTAACTTCAAAAATTTTGGCTTATACTCCAGCAAATAAAAGAGAAGATTTAAATAAATTATTGCGCTATCAAGATGATGAAGTTGGCAGCATTATGAGTATTGATATCTCAAGTATTAATAACGAATATACTTGTGAACAAGCCTTAAACAAAATAAGAAGAGATTACAATAAAAAAGGTGCTGAATTAGTTCATTATTATTATGTTGTTGATAACACTAACAAATTACTTGGTGTTTTAACACTTGAAGAAATAATTTTCTCAAACCCGGAAACTAAAATTGATGAATTATATTCACCAGTTGCTTCTGTGGAAGCAAATGATAAAAAAGAATATGCAGCACAAATTTTTAGTGATCATGATATGTCAGTGTTGCCAGTGACAAACAAAGAAAAAAGATTAATTGGAATGGTTACAAGTGATGAAGTTATTGATGTAATCAATGAGGAAAATACTGAAGATTTATATAAAATAGCAGGAATTACAACTAGTGAAAATGATGAGTGGGATTATTTGAAAACTCCATGATATAAACTAGTTAAAAATAGAATTTTATGAATTGTTATAACTTTAATTTTTGCAACAGTTTTCCAAATTTTCATAAACATTATTTTAAGTCTTTCTTTAAAAAATCAGACACTTGTTGGAAATATAACAGAATTTATTGCATTCGCTTCATTAATACCTGTAATTATTATGATTACAAATAACAGTTCAATTCAAGCTAATGTAACTATAACTAGAGCTATTAATTTACAGGAAATTGACCAAAGTACCTATAAAAAAGTTATTTTTAAAGAAATTATTACTGGATTAATATTAGGTTTTATAGTTGGTTTAATTAATTTTGCTAGACTTGCAATTTATTATTCAGCTAATGGTGATTTATTAGTAAAAAATAATCATATTCAAGTTACAAATATCATTATTTTAATGATTATTTCGTCAATTGCTTTATTTTTAATTGTTTTTATCGGAACATTTTTAGGAACTTTAATTCCAATTATTTTTGCTAAAAAACATAAAGATCCTTCATCAATTTCAACTGTCTTAATTAGTAACATTATAAATATAATTGCTGCTCTGTTAATGTTTTCAGCAATTATCGTATTAAAAATTCAGTAA
- the asnS gene encoding asparagine--tRNA ligase: MHQLTIKKLFKNPLAYDQKNLTFKAWVVSNRGNKKVRFLTINDGSTAESLQCVAKEESLGINVLEALDNTHLGAAVLVEGLLKHTPEAKQNAELVISKFELLKDSDLDFPIQKQQINLETLREIPHLRHRTNLLRAVFLIRSTLAYEIHKYFQENDFMYFSAPIITSNDGEGAGETFNVNDSNSKEPFFGENKATLGVTGQLHAESYALGFNKVYTFAPTFRAEHSNTKKHAAEFWMIEPEVAFYELNDVINLADDLLKTAIKNTIAKHEYEFKFLVENVDNNLINKLNKFLNNKISIIDYKDAINELAKVRDEFEEKNITFGLDLATEHERYISEKLFNGPVAVINFPKEFKAFYMHQNDDGKTVAAFDLLVPGIGELIGGSQREVRNDKLLERIKEVGVSQEDLQWYLDLRRFGNAGSSGFGIGFERLVMYVTGVDNIRDVIPYPRTSGNIKM; encoded by the coding sequence ATGCATCAATTAACAATAAAAAAATTATTTAAAAACCCGCTTGCATACGATCAAAAAAATCTAACTTTTAAAGCATGAGTCGTTTCAAATAGAGGAAACAAAAAAGTTAGATTTTTAACAATTAATGATGGATCAACTGCTGAAAGTTTGCAGTGTGTAGCAAAAGAAGAAAGTTTAGGAATAAATGTTTTAGAAGCTTTGGATAATACACATTTAGGAGCTGCTGTTTTAGTTGAAGGTCTTTTAAAACATACACCAGAAGCAAAACAAAATGCAGAATTAGTAATATCTAAGTTTGAATTGTTGAAAGATTCAGATTTAGATTTTCCTATTCAAAAACAGCAAATAAATTTAGAAACATTAAGAGAAATTCCACATTTAAGACATAGAACAAACTTACTTAGAGCAGTATTTTTAATTAGGTCTACTTTAGCCTATGAAATCCACAAATACTTCCAAGAAAATGATTTTATGTATTTTAGTGCTCCTATAATTACAAGTAATGATGGTGAAGGTGCTGGAGAAACTTTTAATGTTAACGATTCAAATAGTAAAGAACCTTTTTTTGGAGAAAATAAAGCAACTTTAGGCGTTACAGGTCAATTACATGCAGAAAGTTATGCTTTAGGATTCAATAAAGTTTATACTTTTGCTCCAACTTTTAGAGCTGAACATTCAAACACTAAAAAACATGCAGCAGAATTTTGAATGATCGAACCGGAAGTTGCATTTTATGAATTAAATGATGTTATTAATTTAGCAGATGATTTATTGAAAACAGCAATTAAAAATACTATTGCTAAACATGAATATGAATTTAAATTCCTTGTTGAGAATGTTGATAATAATTTAATCAATAAATTAAATAAATTCTTGAATAACAAGATTTCAATTATTGACTATAAAGATGCAATTAATGAATTAGCTAAAGTTAGAGATGAATTTGAAGAAAAAAATATTACTTTTGGACTTGATTTAGCAACAGAACATGAAAGATATATTTCAGAAAAACTTTTTAATGGCCCTGTAGCAGTGATAAATTTTCCTAAAGAATTTAAAGCATTTTATATGCATCAAAATGATGATGGTAAAACTGTTGCTGCTTTTGATTTATTAGTCCCAGGTATTGGTGAATTAATTGGTGGAAGTCAAAGAGAAGTGAGAAACGATAAACTTTTAGAAAGAATTAAAGAAGTTGGTGTTTCTCAAGAAGATTTACAATGATATCTTGATTTAAGACGTTTTGGTAACGCAGGATCAAGTGGTTTTGGTATAGGATTTGAACGTCTTGTTATGTATGTAACAGGAGTAGACAACATTAGAGATGTCATCCCATACCCAAGAACTTCTGGAAATATCAAAATGTAG
- a CDS encoding glycosyltransferase yields the protein MKLSIISPNINNGIVLNEFLISLKEQTNQDFEIILVLNNNNKKTFAIIEENLTFFGSRLKFILNNTKRNAQTDIISAFHLIKAKYATIVFPDNELKTNFVEKLTEELDENSPDVLEYSPRLTGTVKWKAKNRLLPKYYENIQNYPEILAYTYPFIFNKVFSKKIIFNFLKYRPLEVKDSKFCVELTYFLMLSAKSYQYVDNYFLKEEINTNLWISPLGFIEQFQRVKDYLEVNNIKLLHEIEYAELHFIQVILGTILINWKHSIFQKIIKSGEVNAVVIRNEKALNLIKKFLEKKHKEQRLFFTTNLYINKETEESSFLKTIPNRKEWENIFSKL from the coding sequence ATGAAATTATCTATTATTTCTCCCAATATAAACAATGGAATAGTTTTGAATGAATTTTTAATTTCATTAAAAGAGCAAACTAATCAAGATTTTGAAATAATTTTAGTTTTAAATAATAACAACAAAAAAACTTTTGCAATTATTGAAGAAAACTTAACTTTTTTTGGTTCAAGATTAAAATTTATTTTAAACAATACAAAAAGAAATGCTCAAACAGATATTATTTCTGCTTTTCACCTTATAAAAGCAAAATATGCAACAATAGTTTTTCCTGATAATGAATTAAAAACTAATTTTGTGGAAAAACTTACTGAAGAATTGGATGAAAATTCTCCAGATGTTCTCGAATATTCTCCTAGATTAACTGGCACCGTTAAGTGAAAAGCTAAAAATAGATTATTGCCTAAATACTATGAAAACATCCAAAATTATCCAGAAATTTTAGCATATACATATCCTTTTATTTTCAATAAAGTTTTTAGCAAAAAAATCATTTTTAATTTTTTGAAATATAGGCCTTTAGAAGTAAAAGATTCGAAATTTTGTGTGGAATTAACATACTTTTTAATGCTTAGTGCTAAAAGTTATCAATATGTTGACAATTATTTCTTAAAAGAAGAAATTAACACTAATTTATGAATTAGCCCTCTTGGTTTTATTGAACAATTTCAAAGAGTTAAAGATTATCTTGAAGTTAATAATATCAAGCTTCTTCATGAAATTGAATATGCTGAATTACACTTTATACAAGTTATATTAGGCACAATTTTAATTAATTGAAAACATTCAATTTTTCAAAAAATAATTAAATCAGGAGAAGTGAATGCAGTCGTAATAAGAAATGAAAAAGCACTTAATTTAATCAAAAAATTTCTTGAAAAAAAACATAAAGAACAACGACTTTTTTTCACAACTAACCTTTACATTAATAAAGAAACTGAAGAATCTAGTTTTTTAAAGACAATACCTAACAGAAAAGAATGAGAAAATATTTTTAGCAAACTATAA
- a CDS encoding RDD family protein, which yields MVLHKNANFWTRFATNLIDIIIFIGSVFLQYYFLIVAKGNLKINFYIFLIFSNLTALILFLVLPSFLEGRTLGMVINHVQFIHINKKEKLVIWKLILFKAIFNFWLWLLISIIFVGLIKPTELENFKDATNEEINNNYRFIIAKRIISTLSSLLFLFTLTNYLMVIGKKNKIGLLDIISKTRIVYLKHYKKEELSEMVKLIPFKNNNQEFKYFNN from the coding sequence ATGGTTTTACATAAAAATGCAAATTTTTGAACTAGATTTGCTACTAATTTAATTGATATTATCATTTTTATAGGTAGTGTTTTTCTCCAATATTACTTTTTGATAGTCGCAAAAGGAAATTTAAAAATTAATTTTTACATTTTTTTAATTTTTAGTAATTTAACTGCTCTAATTTTGTTTTTAGTTCTTCCTTCTTTTTTAGAAGGAAGAACATTAGGAATGGTTATTAATCACGTTCAATTTATTCATATTAATAAAAAAGAAAAATTAGTAATATGAAAATTAATTTTATTTAAAGCAATTTTTAACTTTTGATTGTGACTTCTAATTTCAATTATTTTTGTTGGTTTAATTAAACCAACTGAATTGGAAAATTTTAAAGATGCTACGAATGAAGAGATAAATAATAACTATCGATTTATTATTGCAAAGAGAATCATTAGCACACTTTCCAGTCTACTTTTCTTATTTACTTTAACTAATTATTTAATGGTAATAGGTAAAAAAAATAAAATTGGCCTTTTAGATATTATTTCTAAAACTAGAATTGTCTATTTAAAACACTATAAAAAAGAAGAATTAAGTGAAATGGTTAAGTTAATACCATTTAAAAA